The following DNA comes from Bos indicus isolate NIAB-ARS_2022 breed Sahiwal x Tharparkar chromosome 3, NIAB-ARS_B.indTharparkar_mat_pri_1.0, whole genome shotgun sequence.
CTCTGGAcatacgcccaggagtgggattgcagtgtcatatggtagctctatttttagtttttaaagaaatctccttactgttctccatagtgacctcaccaatttgcattcccaccaacagtgtaggagtgttcccttttctccacaccctctccagcatttattgcttgtaaatttttgatgatggccattctgactggtatgaggtgatatctcactgtagttttgatttgcatttctctaataattaatgatgttgaacatcttttcaagtgcctcttggccatctgaaCACATGCACACTTTTTATACTTGCAAAAATATTCTTCAGTATTTATGGAGCACTAGACAACCATAGTGAAGGCTCCTACTTCTGATTCCTAAACTTATTACTTAGAAGTCCTTCATCTTGGCTCCATACAGGACCAGGTACATAATTTGCAGGGcccactgaaaaacaaaaacgcAGAGCCCCTTTTTCAAACATCATTAAGAATTTCAAGCCAGTAGAAATAGCAGAGCATTAAAACAAGCCCAAGATCCCTCTGAGCACAGAGCCTGTGTGACTTCATAGGCACACTCCCATGAAGCCATCTCTGGTGCACGAGTCCCCAGATCAATCCCAAATACCTCTAACATTCTAGAAGCCACTCTGATTTAATTCTCAGCCCTCCCTGCTTCGGAAGTGGTGCCTCTTCTAGCTCTTTATACATAAGCTCTTAATTAGGCCCCAGTCTCTTTTGAAGAACTCACCTTAGAGGAGCAGTGTACAATTGTTATGCCTATTCTTTTACTGTGGACACACCACATGTGAAAAAGCTTGTTGTCTCCCACTCTCCCTTCATCCTCTCAGCTTGTCCCAGAATCCAAATACAGAGAAGGCTGCAGATCTACCATGAAACTCGGCAGTCGGGAAAGTCCCTATGGATCTGATAAGGAGGAGTTTCTAACGAGTCACGAGGTCCCCTCCTGCCAGGGTCCCTCCCCATGTGCCAGCAGCCAGCACCAAGGGCATGCCGGGAAAACCTCCCACCCAAGTCTTTGCCCTGGGTCCAGAGTCTGTGCCCCATCCAGGTAATCACTAAGAACAACGGAGGCTACACACAGCAGACGTTCCTTGTTTTCCAGGTACTGAGGGCCATAATCCCTCACTCTAAACAGCTCCTGAAATCAAGCGGAAAGCAGGTCAGAGGGGGAGTCTGGGGAGAAGAACCCAACACCAGATTCTGTGGCCTGCAGGCTACATGCTGTGTAAGAGGAGCAGGTAGGAAATCTCTTGGTGGGCAGAGATTAAAAGCAATGAAGTGCAGATAGTGCAGGGGGTCAGGCCCAGGGTAGGTTTGGGGAGAAGCTCTGCAGAAGGGGGGTCGAATGTCAAGGGGGGGTCCAGAGCTGACTGCTAACCCCTCCCAAATTCAGGGGCCTGCGACAGCCACCCCAATACCTGAAGCCATGGCCAGTGGGGAAGACGAGCCGAGGAACTGCGCAGTGTGTGGGGACCGGGCTACAGGCTACCACTTCCATGCCCTGACTTGTGAGGGCTGCAAGGGTTTCTTCAGGTGAGAACCTCCTCCTCAACACAAACAACCTCCCAAACTGCCTGCCAGACAGCCTTTAAGCCTTGGCACATGCTAGGGCTTGCCCGGCTACAGCACTCTTGCATCTTGGAACCTAACCATCCTATAGCTAGCATGTGACATGCTGGCAACCTCAACACTGTATAAACATATGGCAAAAGAACAAAGGGAGGCAGAGAGTGTGTCCTCTGGACACAGCCCCTGAGTCAAGCGTACTCACTACCTGCAAAGCACCAAACTAGCCCAGTCTATAGAAAGTATAGACTCCTGACTGATTCTGTGCCCCATGGCAATGCTTGAGACGTACTGTGTCCTCCCTACCCCTAGGGACTTCTGGACACAGCTCAGATTAGCCCATGTCCCCATAGattcaggattttagttccccaaccagggattgaacccgggcccttggcagtgaaagcaccaagtgctaacccctggaccaccagggaatccccaccATAGATTCTTTTGGGACCGTATCACTGTAGCCCCTCACAACGTCTGTCTCCACAGGCGAACAGTCAACAAAAGCACCAGTCTCACGTGCCCCTTCGCTGGAAGCTGTGAGGTCAACAAGGCCCAGAGGCGCCACTGCCCTGCCTGCAGGCTGCAGAAGTGCTTGGATGCTGGCATGAAGAAGGACAGTGAGTTGCCCCCTACCATCCCAAGAATCCAGTGTCCTCCCCTGACCATGCTTTGCCCTTGTTCCCACAGCATTATTCTCCACCTGGAAGGCAGAGTAAGCTTTTTGAAACAAGTCAGACAATGTCACTTAAGATCTCCAAGGGCTCCTCATCTCTCTTATGGTCCATGGTCTCACAGTCCCATGCCTGCCATCCACCTCTCAGATTTTACTTCCTACTCTTTCCCCTTGCTCAATCCATCCCAGCCACACTGATGGCAATGCCATTCTCAAACACACCAAAGTACGCTCTCCTGGGGACTTACGTAACTTACACTTGCACTTGCCATTCCCTCTATCTGGAATGCTCTTTTCCTAGGTATTCTTATGGCTTGCTTTTTCTCCTCTATCTCTCAAGTATAGTGCCTGTTACTTAGTAACTACTCAACTCAGTGCCAAGTAATTAGGTTCAGCCCCCAAAAGACAATGTAACTTGTAATAAACTTAAACTAACAGAAACCAGCTTGCCTAAGTACACTCAGCTGAAAACTGGAGAGTCAGTATTCACCAGACCCTTATTTTCTTTGTGACATCACATTACTTTTCATCATGGAGTAGTAGAAAAGAAACTGTAGAAGTCAAAAAATCTTGAATCCAATCTACATCACATAAGTATTTCGTGACCTTGGCCCTGGAACTAGAATGTCAGCCTCTCTCTGTTTCTGAAAAACATGGAAATCACACCTGCCCTCTCTACCCATAGAATTATTTCATTCACTGAGACCTAACCTCAGAAGCTTTGAAATTATAAAGCTATTGCAACATAAGGTGATGTTTTTGGTATCACAAGCCCTCCCTCTTCAATATTCCCCCAGAAGCCGATCATCTCCTAATACTTTCCCTACTTTATTGTCcatccttcctttccctcccacAGTGCTGTTTTCTGCCACAGTGTCCCATGGGTCGGAGCAAATGTTACAGGAATCCCCTACCACCTGGAGCCTCTGGGACTCCAGTCGAGCCCAAGGAAATGTCaggaactctcctccctccttgtGTCCACTGTGCAGAGTGTCCAAGGGTCCCAAGCCAGGGGCTGGCAGAGAGAAGTGCTCTCTGCTGGTCTCAATAGCTTTGTCACATCCCTTCCCCGGGCACAGTGATCCTATCGACAGAAGCCCTGGCATTGCGGCGAGCAAGACAGGCCCAGCGACGGGCACAGCAAGGATCGATGCAGCTGAGTAAGGAGCAGAAAGAGCTAGTCCGGACACTCCTGGGGGCCCACGCTCGCCATGTGGGCACCATGTTTGACCAGTTTGTGCAGTTCGGGGTGAGCATTTATAGGATTCAAGATGAAATAAGACAAAAGGGTGTCCAAGGAGGCTGGCCCGAGGGAGGGGACTGTGTGCCATGCCCTGATAGAGGACAGAACTTCTCCAGAACCCCAGCCAAGGCAGACTTCTCAGCCTGGAATCCTTCCAAGATAAAACTGTTgggttagtcgcttagtcatgtctcactctttgtgaccccatggactgtagcccaccaggcttctctgtccatgggatttcccaggcaagaatatcagagtcggttgccatttcctcctccagagaatcttcccaacacagggattgaacctgggtctcccgtattgcaggcagattctttaccgtttgagccatcaGATAAAACTAGAGAAACCTAAAAGAGACCCCTAGGACCGGAGCCTCTCACTCAGGCTCTGATCTCTGCAGCCACCAGCTCATCTGTTCATCCATCACCAGCGCTTGCCCGCCCTGGTCCCAGTACTGCCCCTGCTCATGCATTTTGCAGATGTCATCACTTTCATGGTACAGCAAATCATCAAGTTCACCAAGGATCTGCCCCTCTTTCGGTACGTGACCCCTCCCCGTGCCTTTCAGGAAGAAATTGCTCCAGTAAATTATAATCCCACTCCATCAAAAAAAAGTCACTAACCAAACTAACCCATCCCTCAGCCCTTTCCAGTAGCGGATCTTGAATTCTCAGCTTGGCTTTTAAGCATCTCAGTAAGAACTGGGGGTTCCTCTCCCTCTCTGAAGTTCAGCCTAACGTGCAGGTCTCCTGCTCCTCACAGGTCCCTGCCCATGGAGGACCAGATCTCCCTTCTCAAGGGAGCAGCTATAGAAATCTGTCATATTGCACTCAACACCACTTTCTGTCTCCAAACACAAAACTTCCTCTGTGGGCCTCTTCGCTACACCATAGAAGATGCAGCACAAGGTGAGATGGTGCTCGGGCAGCAGAGGGCATGCATCCCTTTGGTAGGGTATGTGGCAAGGTGACCCACAGGCTCCTAAGCCTAGTATCTCCCACAGCGGGGTTCCAGGAAGAGTTTTTGGAGTTCCTCTTTGGCTTCCATAGGACACTGCGCCAACTACAGCTCCAGGAGCCTGAGTATGTGCTCATGGCTGCAATGGCCCTCTTCTCTCCTGGTGAGCATCCCCCAAAGTCCAGAAGCTTTCATTCTACCACCTCTGCCCAAACTCCCAGCTCCCTCAATCCATCCATCCAGGCCTTGTAGTCTTCACACCTGTCGAGTGGGTCTATCCCAGTCTTGGCTCTCCAGGCCACCCACAACCTCCCATCTTATCCTTCCTCACTCCCTATGTTATAGACCGGCCTGGAATAACCTGCAGGGAGGAGATCGATCAGTTGCAAGAGGAGATGGCGCTGACTCTGCAGAACTACATCCAAGGCCAGCAGCCACGACCCCGGGACCGGTATGGTGGGACTGGGCACGTGGAGGCTGTACCAAAGGAGTTAGCGTGAACTAAACTCAGGATGAGTACTTTTACCAGGGCCCCTGGGAATCTAGTCCTTCCCTCCCGTTTCACAGAGTTTCGGCATTCAAATTGCTCCTACTGCTGTTTCATCTCACTTTTTCCAGATCTTTTTATTCAGCAGAGATGCAAAGTGGTAGCTCACAGGCTCTGTGTAATAGCATTCCTGAGATTGATGACATCCATCACCTCACCAAGCCAACTTCTCCAGACTAAAGCCATCTTATCAAGAGTCTTGTTCACTCTCTtggcccttcctctcctctccattGGTCCAATTCCTTTAATTTTTCGTTCCCCTTGAAGTTATGGTCATTCAGTTTCATGGCCAAAGCCAGTCCCTGGTTCCACAGTCCATGAGCTAaccaggctctggggcacacTCCACTTCTATTTTGCTTATTTCTCAATGTGCCAGTTTGATCAGAAGAGGGTTATAATACCATAGAACACACCCACCTTCTAGAATCTGCTCTACAAGGCCAGATCCACACAGCTGAAGATCTGTCACTTGGCCCTTTGGGCTCTGGGTTCAAGACAAACAGCATGGTGAGAGAAGTCAGTGTCACACAGAGGCCCCTTTGGAACTTGGTGTTCAGACCTAGCTTCACTGAGAGGCAATTCAGGGGGTCAGGGCCTCAGGACAAGACTCTTAGCTGCcttatttctctcctctttccctggtGACCACAAAGGTTTCTATATGCAAAGCTGCTGGGCCTGTTGGCTGATCTCCGAAGTATTCACGATGCATTTTGGTACCAAATCCAGAACATCCAGGGACTGTCCACCATGATGCCactgctccaggagatctgcaGCTGAGGCCCAATCTacctccttccccagccccacctggACACGTTGGACTGGAAAGGGGAGAATCCTGGGGCCAGAGGTTGGAGACAGTAAACAGGGAGCCCATTGGTTGCAAAGAAAGATTAAAGCAGTAACTGCCTCTTCATGCAGTAATAGGGAGAGTGAGGGGTGGCTGTGGGGACAAAGTTGTTTTCTGGAAGCACAGAAGATGCGGAAGGAGGAAGCCTCAGAGCTAAGAGGTAAAGAAGCTCCTTCCGGGAACAGGTGGGCCCCACTTTCTGAGGTCAAAGATTGAGCCCTTCAGCccttcttttcccagtttgggAAACTCTGGGATGGAACACAGGATGGGGAGTGAATCCCATGCAGATTTTTCTGCTCTGAAAAGAAAGAGGCTAGGAGCTTTAATCCACAGAGAAATAAAGGAGGTGGTAGTGAGGAGAGAAAATTCAGCCAGACATACCCCTTAATTCTTCTCCTCTAGTCCAGAGCCATAAGAGCATGGGAAGATGATACTGGACTGATGGCAGAGGTGGGAGACTCAACCACTGCCTCAGCAGCTGCCCCGTGGCAGCTCCAGTTCTGAGGAGGTTGTGGTCCTGTCCCCACTCTGCTCTTAGGACCCAGAGGTCACCCAGCAAGGTGGGCTCTGGAGAGGGCTCTGGCCCCAGGACACCTAACTCAGAGGCTCCAGCTGTTGTGTGGGCTGGCTCTGGGATGACCTCAGCCCACAGTGATGCTAAAGCCACAGTGGAATCTGTTGCGCCAGTGATTAAGGAAGGCTCCGAGGGCGAGGGTGACAGGCAGGGGGGGCATCTTCTTCTCCAGCACAGCACCCACACACCAGTTACTATCCACCAAGCCTGTTGGGGAAGAGAATACGCACTATGCTATTTAACAGGGCTTGGAGAAAGGGGTCAGCGGATTCAAGGTAGCACTTCCCTCCCACTGCCTGCCCCAATCCCTCAGCACCTCAGAATATCATCTGAACAGTTCTCACCTCTAAATACCATGTTGGCCTGGGGCAGAGTCAGGTGGTAACCAAAGGAGAAGGTTGTGTCTTGTAGCCTTGTGTTTGCTTCAAACTCCACTCCAACCTGAACCTGAGAATGGAGGGCGATGATGGGAGACGGATCTGTCTCAGTGAAGACAAGAGGAGTCCTGACAGGGGACCGGCAGAATGAAGGCACGCGTGAAATGTATACGTAGTGTGGGCAGGAAAATCAGCAGGTCAGCAGCGCCTGCGGGGGTCCGCAGGGGCCTGCTGGGGGAAGGGCATGGGGTCAGTAGACTCACCTGTTCATTTGCCCTGTGGTAATAACTTGCATGGGCCCCACCTGATCCCACATTCAACGTAGCTACCCAGTGTACAGCTGTGAAAACCAAAGTACAAGAGACAAAGAGCGTTACTGCAGTAGAACACAGGCCAGCATCTCCAGCCAAGGCCAGAATTGCCCTCCCCCTCACTATTCTTCCTCACCCCATACCCGAGTACTTCCCAGCCAGTGTCAGGATGGCCCCCTCTTCGCCCGGCCGCCGGTGATAAACTAGCTCTCCTCCCAGCACCAGTCGATGAGTGAGGCTCTGCAGGAAGTGAGCGACCACGATCACTGCAGGGGAGTGGGGAGACCTGGAGTCAGTCATAGAGACAGGCCTGCTCTCTCATTCCCAATGGCTCCCACCCCAGCCTGCCCCCAAAGTTTTTTCTCTAATCCCTGAACTGTACAGACATGCAGAGGCATAGTCAACATGGGCAGGTGGGTGGCCAAGACCAAAAGAACCCTGCACCCATTCCTCACCTGATTCCCCAATGAGGTCCGGATTTCCTAGGGTTAGAGTGGCTGTGTAGTCATCCCCCCGATACTCGCCATCGAACTGCCAGGTCAGGAACTTGGCCTGCTGCGTCTAGATAGGGAGGGCAAGAAGTAAAAGCTCCCGCTCTCCTTACAATCACTGCTGCCTCTACTGCTGTCCCTCAGCCACCAGGGCAGAACACtcgaggaggagaaagaggaaatgcCTCAGTGGATGAAGGTGGGAACCCCGGTCACCTGAAAGACAGCCTTGGCTCGGAGCCGCTCCGCCAAGAGGAGCAGGACCTGGGCGTTGAGGCTGCCACCGCTGTCCATATCTCCCACCACAGTGGGGAACACCTGTTGAAGAGTGTCCACAGTCAGTAACACCGAGCAGAGGGGCACCTCTCGGCCCCAGTCCAAACGTAGGATTTCTTTAACAGTACGCAGCACCCCCTAGTGGAATCACAAAGACAAACTCTCAACCCATCACACAGATAGGTTTCCCCACCTTCTCCCATTCAGAAGAAATGCAGAGGACATACCCTGCCCATTCTTCCCCATAACAAACACATTTCTTCCTCCTCTACACCTGAGTCCCAACTGGCCTTTGGGGGAGATAACCCAGGTCAGTGGAGCCCTCACCTCAGTGGGACTAAGTTGCCAGTCCCCTGCATAGGCCGCATGAAGATGATAGCCTGGCAAACCCAGAGCACTCATGTGCACAGTGTGGGCCACCTGAGGAAAGAGAAATCCATGGAGAAGACGGCATTCCTGCTCCATTTCAATCCCCCATCCTACCTTCATCTATTCCCCATCCAGCAGGTCTTTTAAGAAACCCAAACATTCCAACTTATACAGAGGGTCGCCAGATTAAAAGCAACAAGTCCCACAGGCAAAGGAAGTCGAAAGGGCCCCATATCCCTCCTCTTTTGTCCCATTTAGCCTGGCTAAGGGGGGAGCacgaaaggaaaggaaaagatccAGGGACAGGCAGGGAGGAATAGTAAGGAGGGGCCAGAGAAGTGGGGGCACCTGGAAATGGCTGCTCAGAACCTTGTTGACAACGAGCTTCACTCCCTCCATCTGTGCTGGGAATACatctggagggaggggagggggaagggaaggaataaGCAGACAAGGAATCCCACCCCACGAAGTCGTCTCCCCTTTGAATCCCACAGAAGTGCTTTGGAGGAACTGACCTCCTCTCAAGTCCTGCAACAGGAAATGCTCCACTCCATGGGGGCGCCTGATCCTCCCTGAGGCTGCATGCCCCAACTGTGATCTCCCCTTTTCTGCTCCCATCGCTGGACACCCAGCACTCAAGACCCCGCCCTTCTCTGCCCCTTCAACTTGAGACACTCAAATGCCTTGGGTGTCTTCTCACCTTTGCATAGCCGGTGCAGCTCATCAAAGCTCCCAGGGTTGGGGAGAGGTTCCTCTCGACGGGGGCTCCGGCGGGGCAAAGCCCCCATAGGTGCCAGGCCCAGTGTGTTCCCCATTTCAGTAGAGAGGTCAGGGAGGGGCCGGGGTTCGCCTGAGAAAGGACGCTGTTGCTCCCTCTACCCTCCACGGGCCCCACCCCCCATTATCCGGCTCCCCAGTCCCAGAAACTTCCACATAGTCCGACGCTAGACCTGGAACAGGAAAAATAAGGAGAGAAGGCACCGGTGGGGAGCTTGAACCCCAGGCACACTCCCCTTTCATCTTTAATCCCGCTGCCACCCTTGTGACCTCCCCCACTCTCTAATCCTAGTCTGCACTACAGACTTCACCCAGCTTCCTAGTCTTTCTACTCTTCATTCCTAGGCCACATGGCGAGGCTTGCAATGAGGCAATAACC
Coding sequences within:
- the TOMM40L gene encoding mitochondrial import receptor subunit TOM40B isoform X1; the encoded protein is MGNTLGLAPMGALPRRSPRREEPLPNPGSFDELHRLCKDVFPAQMEGVKLVVNKVLSSHFQVAHTVHMSALGLPGYHLHAAYAGDWQLSPTEGVLRTVKEILRLDWGREVPLCSVLLTVDTLQQVFPTVVGDMDSGGSLNAQVLLLLAERLRAKAVFQTQQAKFLTWQFDGEYRGDDYTATLTLGNPDLIGESVIVVAHFLQSLTHRLVLGGELVYHRRPGEEGAILTLAGKYSAVHWVATLNVGSGGAHASYYHRANEQVQVGVEFEANTRLQDTTFSFGYHLTLPQANMVFRGLVDSNWCVGAVLEKKMPPLPVTLALGAFLNHWRNRFHCGFSITVG
- the TOMM40L gene encoding mitochondrial import receptor subunit TOM40B isoform X3 translates to MSCTGYAKVAHTVHMSALGLPGYHLHAAYAGDWQLSPTEGVLRTVKEILRLDWGREVPLCSVLLTVDTLQQVFPTVVGDMDSGGSLNAQVLLLLAERLRAKAVFQTQQAKFLTWQFDGEYRGDDYTATLTLGNPDLIGESVIVVAHFLQSLTHRLVLGGELVYHRRPGEEGAILTLAGKYSAVHWVATLNVGSGGAHASYYHRANEQVQVGVEFEANTRLQDTTFSFGYHLTLPQANMVFRGLVDSNWCVGAVLEKKMPPLPVTLALGAFLNHWRNRFHCGFSITVG
- the NR1I3 gene encoding nuclear receptor subfamily 1 group I member 3 isoform X2; protein product: MASGEDEPRNCAVCGDRATGYHFHALTCEGCKGFFRRTVNKSTSLTCPFAGSCEVNKAQRRHCPACRLQKCLDAGMKKDMILSTEALALRRARQAQRRAQQGSMQLSKEQKELVRTLLGAHARHVGTMFDQFVQFGPPAHLFIHHQRLPALVPVLPLLMHFADVITFMVQQIIKFTKDLPLFRSLPMEDQISLLKGAAIEICHIALNTTFCLQTQNFLCGPLRYTIEDAAQAGFQEEFLEFLFGFHRTLRQLQLQEPEYVLMAAMALFSPDRPGITCREEIDQLQEEMALTLQNYIQGQQPRPRDRSFYSAEMQSGSSQALCNSIPEIDDIHHLTKPTSPD
- the NR1I3 gene encoding nuclear receptor subfamily 1 group I member 3 isoform X1, producing MASGEDEPRNCAVCGDRATGYHFHALTCEGCKGFFRRTVNKSTSLTCPFAGSCEVNKAQRRHCPACRLQKCLDAGMKKDMILSTEALALRRARQAQRRAQQGSMQLSKEQKELVRTLLGAHARHVGTMFDQFVQFGPPAHLFIHHQRLPALVPVLPLLMHFADVITFMVQQIIKFTKDLPLFRSLPMEDQISLLKGAAIEICHIALNTTFCLQTQNFLCGPLRYTIEDAAQAGFQEEFLEFLFGFHRTLRQLQLQEPEYVLMAAMALFSPDRPGITCREEIDQLQEEMALTLQNYIQGQQPRPRDRFLYAKLLGLLADLRSIHDAFWYQIQNIQGLSTMMPLLQEICS
- the TOMM40L gene encoding mitochondrial import receptor subunit TOM40B isoform X2, whose protein sequence is MGNTLGLAPMGALPRRSPRREEPLPNPGSFDELHRLCKDVFPAQMEGVKLVVNKVLSSHFQVAHTVHMSALGLPGYHLHAAYAGDWQLSPTEVFPTVVGDMDSGGSLNAQVLLLLAERLRAKAVFQTQQAKFLTWQFDGEYRGDDYTATLTLGNPDLIGESVIVVAHFLQSLTHRLVLGGELVYHRRPGEEGAILTLAGKYSAVHWVATLNVGSGGAHASYYHRANEQVQVGVEFEANTRLQDTTFSFGYHLTLPQANMVFRGLVDSNWCVGAVLEKKMPPLPVTLALGAFLNHWRNRFHCGFSITVG